Proteins encoded in a region of the Stieleria neptunia genome:
- a CDS encoding Nramp family divalent metal transporter, translating into MIKDQSEIISPPTSFGRILLAVGPGLIVAGSIVGSGELIATTKTGAEAGFSLLWLIVIGCVIKVFAQIEFGRYALISGKTTLVALDEVPGPRIKGRGNWLVWYWLIMWLASISQLGGIVGGVGQALSISAPLTGQGVAYNEAADAEQLARFDAFRAAHDRGESEFEVSTPNTWASYDATYPPATADEHLHPHDTAIWAILISLITSVILVVGRYNLIQSFSTALVASFTLLVVVNVYWLQSEAEFAFSAKEFLSGLMFSFPEKTAGISPIRTALATFGIIGVGAAELITYPYWCLEKGYGKFTGKNDGSQAWKQRAAGWMRVMHVDAWGAMLIYTFATVAFFLLGASVLHRIGLNPEKGDMVRTLAVMFQPVFSEWAATVFLFGALAVLYSTFFVANASHARTFSDALRVIGLIAHDEQTRDRWIRILSGVFPVLCVVIFIAFPAPAQLVLISGIAQGIMLPMLAGAALFFRYKRSVDGLEPNKIWDVFLWLSAAAMLVTGGWTVFAVLS; encoded by the coding sequence ATGATCAAAGACCAAAGTGAAATCATTTCCCCTCCGACCTCGTTTGGGCGGATCTTATTGGCGGTAGGGCCGGGGCTGATCGTGGCGGGGTCGATTGTCGGCAGCGGCGAATTGATCGCCACGACCAAGACGGGGGCCGAAGCGGGATTCAGTCTGTTGTGGCTGATCGTGATCGGCTGCGTGATCAAGGTGTTTGCGCAAATCGAATTCGGTCGCTACGCGCTGATCAGCGGCAAGACCACCCTGGTGGCGCTCGACGAAGTGCCGGGGCCGCGGATCAAGGGGCGTGGGAATTGGTTGGTCTGGTACTGGTTGATCATGTGGTTGGCCAGCATTTCACAATTGGGCGGCATCGTCGGCGGGGTCGGCCAGGCGCTGTCGATCAGCGCCCCGCTGACGGGTCAAGGCGTCGCGTACAACGAGGCCGCCGATGCGGAACAATTGGCCCGTTTTGACGCGTTTCGAGCGGCGCATGACCGTGGTGAATCGGAGTTCGAGGTGTCGACGCCGAATACCTGGGCCAGCTACGACGCCACCTATCCTCCGGCGACCGCGGACGAACACCTGCATCCCCATGACACGGCGATCTGGGCCATCCTCATCTCGTTGATCACCAGCGTGATCCTGGTCGTGGGGCGTTACAACCTGATTCAATCCTTCTCCACCGCGCTGGTGGCGTCGTTCACGCTGTTGGTCGTTGTCAACGTTTACTGGCTGCAAAGCGAAGCCGAATTCGCCTTCAGCGCCAAAGAGTTTCTTTCCGGATTGATGTTTTCGTTTCCGGAGAAGACGGCGGGGATCAGCCCGATTCGCACCGCGCTGGCGACGTTCGGGATCATCGGCGTCGGCGCCGCCGAACTGATCACGTACCCGTACTGGTGCCTGGAAAAAGGGTACGGGAAATTCACCGGCAAGAACGATGGCAGCCAGGCGTGGAAACAGCGTGCGGCCGGATGGATGCGGGTGATGCATGTCGATGCTTGGGGGGCGATGCTGATCTACACCTTCGCCACCGTCGCGTTCTTCCTGCTGGGCGCTTCGGTCCTGCATCGCATCGGGTTGAACCCCGAGAAAGGCGACATGGTGCGGACCTTGGCGGTGATGTTTCAACCGGTTTTCTCGGAATGGGCCGCCACGGTGTTTTTGTTCGGTGCCCTGGCGGTGCTGTATTCCACGTTCTTTGTCGCCAACGCGTCCCACGCCAGAACGTTTTCCGACGCGCTCCGCGTGATCGGCTTGATCGCCCACGACGAACAAACGCGAGACCGATGGATCCGGATCCTCAGCGGCGTGTTCCCGGTCCTGTGCGTGGTCATCTTCATCGCCTTTCCCGCACCGGCGCAACTGGTTTTGATCAGCGGGATCGCGCAGGGCATCATGTTGCCGATGCTGGCGGGGGCGGCACTGTTTTTCCGTTACAAACGATCGGTGGACGGTTTAGAACCGAACAAGATTTGGGACGTGTTCCTGTGGCTGTCCGCCGCGGCGATGCTGGTCACCGGCGGCTGGACGGTGTTTGCCGTTTTGTCGTAG
- a CDS encoding glycosyltransferase family 4 protein: MKKVLLVYESLETPSTTVRALQFRECFQRDTELEATFIGRTSEPMNAVMKRWPWRPSLRRPAIAAESAIIRRRESQIVDIARQCDVVMMMTVPSWSLHQRLADLPRTRLITDLIDALWLPCFQAQGWQHIHEMLATSDAVICENEYTAQYTRKHCPNVVVVPDGPQLDVFDPLRASIQRDQRQCRIGWIGGKYTADALYRIFEPLEECFSRHPDVHLRLVGADPDRIPRFENVRYSVLPSYDQQTMVKEVLAMDIGIFPMFNVAESLYRGTLKTKVYMSGEAAVIGQRLGENETLIRDGDNGVLAGNDQQWSDALSRLIQDVPFRRRIARAGLETMEREFTRDHCYRRLRDVILKVESMSGPGSES; the protein is encoded by the coding sequence TTGAAGAAAGTACTGCTCGTTTACGAATCACTGGAAACACCGAGCACCACGGTTCGGGCGTTGCAGTTCCGTGAGTGTTTCCAGCGCGACACGGAATTGGAGGCCACGTTCATCGGCCGGACCAGTGAGCCGATGAATGCGGTGATGAAACGTTGGCCGTGGCGTCCGAGTCTGCGGCGGCCGGCGATTGCAGCCGAATCGGCAATCATCCGCCGACGTGAATCGCAGATCGTGGACATCGCACGCCAATGCGACGTCGTGATGATGATGACGGTCCCCTCGTGGTCGCTGCATCAGCGTTTGGCGGATCTGCCCCGGACACGCCTGATCACCGACCTGATCGACGCGCTCTGGCTGCCCTGTTTTCAAGCCCAGGGATGGCAACACATCCACGAAATGCTTGCGACCTCCGACGCGGTGATCTGCGAAAACGAATACACCGCGCAATACACACGCAAACACTGCCCCAACGTCGTCGTCGTTCCCGATGGGCCGCAGTTGGACGTGTTCGATCCGTTGCGCGCGTCGATCCAACGCGATCAACGCCAATGCCGCATCGGCTGGATCGGAGGCAAGTACACCGCCGATGCCCTGTACCGAATCTTTGAACCGCTGGAGGAGTGTTTTTCGCGACACCCCGATGTCCATTTGCGATTGGTCGGCGCGGATCCCGATCGGATTCCCCGTTTCGAAAACGTGCGTTACAGCGTGCTGCCGTCGTACGACCAACAAACGATGGTCAAGGAAGTGCTCGCGATGGACATCGGCATTTTCCCCATGTTCAACGTTGCGGAATCACTGTATCGGGGAACCCTCAAGACCAAGGTGTACATGTCTGGCGAAGCCGCCGTGATCGGCCAGCGCCTGGGGGAAAATGAAACGTTGATCCGAGACGGCGACAACGGTGTGTTGGCCGGAAACGACCAACAATGGTCCGACGCGCTGAGTCGATTGATTCAAGACGTGCCGTTCCGCCGGCGGATCGCCCGCGCCGGATTGGAAACGATGGAACGTGAATTCACTCGCGATCACTGCTACCGGCGACTTCGCGACGTGATCCTGAAGGTGGAATCGATGTCCGGCCCGGGATCGGAATCTTGA
- a CDS encoding DegT/DnrJ/EryC1/StrS family aminotransferase, whose amino-acid sequence MPKFVDTRDESILPVDGKNIVLFHPHVPESAIEGVADTLRTRWIGQGPKVERFEEAFRLALGSGHHPVAVGSCTDAIHLAYVLCNLKPGDEVIVPVFTCTATNIPLLYHGIRIRFADAQLGTMNIDPQHVRSLITDRTRAIVCVHYGGLPCDMDELQAIATDAGVPLIEDAAQAVGASYKGVPVGAMSDFTAFSFQAIKHITTGDGGMLMIRDPQLVAKTKRIRWFGIDREAKQGGTWQNDISEIGYKYQMTDIGAAMGLAALETLDDVLALRQSILARYIGRLEGIDGIEVVGAEFKDRVHAAWLCTVLVDRRKDLERKLRDASIESGQVHFRNDRYSVFANFREGELPNMNALEERYLVLPLHTHMSLADADRVCDVIQSGW is encoded by the coding sequence ATGCCAAAGTTCGTCGATACGCGAGACGAGTCGATTTTGCCGGTCGACGGAAAGAACATCGTTTTGTTTCATCCCCATGTGCCCGAGTCCGCGATCGAAGGCGTCGCCGACACCCTGCGGACACGTTGGATCGGGCAAGGCCCGAAAGTGGAACGTTTCGAAGAAGCGTTTCGGCTGGCGCTGGGATCGGGCCACCATCCGGTCGCCGTCGGGTCGTGCACCGACGCGATCCACCTGGCCTACGTGCTCTGCAACCTGAAACCGGGCGACGAGGTCATCGTCCCCGTCTTCACTTGCACCGCAACGAATATCCCGTTGCTCTATCATGGGATTCGAATCCGATTCGCCGATGCGCAATTGGGCACGATGAACATCGACCCCCAACACGTGCGATCGCTGATCACCGATCGGACTCGGGCGATCGTTTGTGTCCATTACGGCGGTTTGCCCTGTGACATGGACGAATTGCAGGCGATCGCAACCGATGCGGGCGTGCCGTTGATCGAAGACGCCGCGCAAGCCGTCGGTGCGAGCTACAAGGGCGTGCCGGTCGGTGCGATGTCCGACTTCACCGCATTTTCCTTCCAAGCGATCAAGCACATCACGACCGGCGATGGGGGCATGTTGATGATCCGCGATCCGCAGCTGGTCGCCAAAACCAAACGCATTCGCTGGTTCGGGATTGATCGCGAAGCCAAACAGGGAGGGACGTGGCAGAACGACATCAGCGAAATCGGTTACAAGTATCAAATGACCGATATCGGTGCGGCGATGGGCTTGGCGGCGCTCGAAACGCTTGACGACGTGCTCGCCCTTCGCCAGTCGATTCTGGCTCGCTACATCGGACGACTCGAGGGGATCGACGGCATCGAAGTCGTCGGCGCAGAATTCAAAGATCGTGTGCATGCCGCTTGGCTGTGCACGGTGTTGGTCGATCGACGGAAAGACCTGGAGCGAAAGCTCCGGGACGCTTCAATTGAATCCGGACAGGTTCATTTTCGCAACGACCGCTACAGCGTGTTCGCCAATTTCCGAGAGGGCGAACTCCCCAATATGAACGCCCTGGAAGAACGCTATTTGGTCTTGCCCCTGCACACCCACATGTCCCTGGCCGATGCAGACCGGGTGTGTGATGTGATTCAATCGGGTTGGTAA
- a CDS encoding class I SAM-dependent methyltransferase produces MSVRLIKQAAVLAARIGRRSRYEIAKRIMPSTAVLGPKVVPRVSGPLLEKREIKLNLGCGPMHLDGYINIDADPAACADFYMDFGELEQAFAAASAREILMIHSLSYLNLWQARNFFRAAHRLLMPGGTLVIELPAIEKCAKHLLESEGDLPAYLEGVRGVFAFDLSEITNQIAFTPYSFGWSAWHLQQELRDASFSQIVVTEPKFHEQPWRDIRVEATK; encoded by the coding sequence ATGAGCGTGCGTCTGATCAAGCAAGCCGCGGTGCTGGCAGCCCGAATCGGTCGTCGCAGCCGCTATGAAATCGCCAAACGAATCATGCCCAGCACTGCGGTGCTGGGGCCCAAGGTCGTTCCACGTGTTTCGGGCCCCCTGCTGGAAAAGCGGGAGATCAAGTTGAACCTGGGCTGCGGGCCGATGCACCTGGACGGTTACATCAACATCGATGCCGACCCGGCCGCGTGCGCGGATTTCTACATGGACTTTGGGGAACTGGAGCAGGCGTTTGCCGCGGCCAGCGCTCGAGAAATCCTGATGATCCACTCGCTCAGCTATCTCAATTTGTGGCAGGCGCGAAACTTTTTTCGCGCCGCCCACAGACTGTTGATGCCCGGCGGAACACTGGTGATCGAATTGCCTGCGATTGAAAAGTGTGCGAAACATCTGCTGGAATCCGAAGGTGATCTGCCAGCCTATCTGGAGGGGGTCCGGGGAGTATTTGCGTTTGATTTGAGCGAGATCACGAACCAAATTGCGTTCACTCCGTACTCGTTTGGTTGGTCGGCGTGGCACCTGCAGCAAGAACTTCGCGATGCATCTTTTTCGCAGATCGTTGTGACCGAGCCGAAATTCCACGAACAGCCATGGCGTGACATTCGCGTGGAAGCGACCAAATAG
- a CDS encoding sulfotransferase — protein sequence MAGARKPIPTQFQGESPDPVLVMGMHNSGSTALSRCLHACGLFMVNNATQCESHFFSNYINDELLMGGGSNWANYPILSVEEVMSYRATVGNFMLEQWRIDLMQWGYDGTSPWGIKDARTCVLLPLYLDVFPDCKILFIRRDPDDIAASLSHREKPGVGVYKDPEHWKKLTMAHFERVETFGRAHRWYHEVGYEELCLEPVAVGRRIHDYLELPYTKEHEQVYRRTMHRDRLGTKAWTAFKWRVMAIKKGLQVMLE from the coding sequence GTGGCTGGCGCGAGAAAACCGATCCCGACCCAATTCCAAGGCGAATCGCCGGATCCGGTGTTGGTGATGGGGATGCACAATTCCGGCAGCACGGCATTGTCACGCTGCCTTCACGCTTGCGGGTTGTTCATGGTCAACAATGCCACGCAGTGTGAATCTCACTTCTTTTCCAATTACATCAACGACGAACTGCTGATGGGCGGCGGTTCCAACTGGGCCAACTATCCGATCCTGTCGGTCGAAGAGGTGATGAGCTATCGGGCGACCGTCGGCAACTTCATGCTCGAGCAATGGCGCATCGATCTGATGCAATGGGGTTATGACGGCACATCGCCGTGGGGAATCAAAGACGCCCGGACCTGTGTGTTGTTGCCGCTGTACCTGGACGTGTTCCCGGACTGCAAGATTCTGTTCATCCGACGGGATCCTGATGACATCGCGGCATCGTTGTCGCACCGTGAAAAACCCGGTGTCGGTGTCTACAAGGACCCGGAGCACTGGAAGAAGCTGACCATGGCCCATTTCGAGCGTGTGGAAACGTTCGGACGTGCCCATCGTTGGTATCATGAAGTCGGTTATGAAGAGCTGTGTCTTGAACCGGTGGCCGTGGGGCGTCGCATCCACGACTACCTGGAACTTCCCTACACCAAAGAGCACGAGCAGGTGTATCGGCGCACGATGCACCGTGACCGTCTGGGCACCAAAGCCTGGACGGCGTTCAAGTGGCGCGTGATGGCGATCAAAAAAGGCTTGCAGGTGATGCTGGAATGA
- a CDS encoding zinc ribbon domain-containing protein, translating to MSIKSVRCPRCNASMNVPASMASTRCPSCGETFAISTAGAAAGATSGAAAGTGQPKSRRGGDSKSAGFDEDDDGRSEDRIGQWLVVGGVAGLAVVGLILLVVFSGGAEEEPEKPKLPVRTQATVVENLNLDDTPADTEYREVNLPESTRQQIYRDYSQMIASSFGKAKKIPSGGAAGQALNKTLGSVVDREVTHMALVHGISEEDIAQIYAEGQAKGWK from the coding sequence ATGTCGATCAAAAGTGTCCGCTGCCCACGATGCAACGCGTCGATGAATGTCCCCGCATCGATGGCGTCGACGCGATGCCCGTCGTGCGGCGAAACGTTCGCGATCTCCACTGCCGGGGCTGCCGCCGGGGCCACATCCGGGGCCGCCGCCGGGACGGGGCAGCCCAAGAGCCGACGCGGCGGCGATTCCAAATCCGCCGGCTTCGACGAAGACGACGACGGCCGTTCGGAGGACAGGATCGGACAGTGGCTGGTCGTCGGCGGCGTCGCCGGTCTGGCCGTCGTCGGGCTGATTCTGCTGGTCGTGTTTTCCGGCGGGGCGGAGGAAGAGCCCGAAAAACCCAAGCTGCCGGTCCGCACCCAAGCCACCGTCGTCGAAAACCTGAACCTGGACGACACCCCCGCCGACACCGAGTATCGTGAAGTCAATCTGCCCGAATCGACGCGACAGCAGATCTATCGCGACTACAGCCAGATGATCGCGTCCTCGTTCGGCAAAGCCAAGAAGATTCCCAGCGGGGGAGCCGCCGGACAGGCGCTCAACAAAACGCTCGGTTCGGTCGTCGATCGCGAAGTCACGCACATGGCGTTGGTTCACGGGATCAGCGAAGAAGACATCGCGCAAATCTATGCCGAGGGGCAAGCGAAAGGCTGGAAATGA
- a CDS encoding PilZ domain-containing protein codes for MAEITLRDIEIFYDGETLKISSSEDPEKSVSFDPKSVKGLVDFVHLLSPPEETETQTQEENRRESFRVPVIEDSGLRVTLISGKERCESKPTNISMTGVFVEVPKDRTIPLDINDELRARLTMNKTEIELEAIVRRIEPKGFGLFFPEAFKGEHVDPPPTVRRIVMDLQRRWMMHRKDL; via the coding sequence ATGGCAGAAATCACCCTACGCGACATTGAGATTTTCTATGACGGCGAAACGTTGAAGATCTCCAGCAGCGAAGATCCCGAAAAATCCGTCTCCTTCGATCCCAAGTCGGTCAAGGGGCTCGTTGATTTCGTGCACCTGCTCTCACCGCCCGAAGAAACCGAAACCCAGACGCAAGAAGAAAACCGCAGGGAGTCGTTCCGGGTTCCCGTCATCGAAGACAGCGGGCTGCGCGTCACCCTGATCTCCGGTAAAGAACGCTGTGAGTCCAAGCCGACCAACATCAGCATGACCGGTGTGTTTGTGGAAGTCCCCAAGGACCGCACGATCCCGCTGGACATCAACGACGAACTTCGCGCCCGGCTGACGATGAACAAAACGGAGATCGAACTCGAAGCGATCGTGCGTCGCATCGAACCGAAAGGATTCGGTTTGTTCTTTCCAGAAGCATTCAAAGGTGAACACGTCGATCCGCCGCCAACGGTTCGGCGAATCGTGATGGATCTTCAACGTCGCTGGATGATGCATCGCAAAGATCTCTAA
- a CDS encoding polyphosphate kinase 2 family protein, with protein sequence MDFEKEFRVKPSESVSLKKRETKTKGPFDGKADAVAATEDTIATIQDLQYRMYVEAKQSLLIVLQAPDAAGKDGVIRKVLGKMNPQGCRTHPFKAPSRVELAHDFLWRIHRCTPARGKVAIFNRSHYEDVLAVRVQNLVPESVWRPRYEIINDFERNLVANGTRILKFYLHISPEEQLERFRKRLENPAKHWKLNPGDYEARNQWDEVRRAYEDAFEHCSTKDAPWYVIPADHKWFRDAAISSIVAKTLSEMDPQFPPVEVDLDEIRRLYDLAKDAQKI encoded by the coding sequence ATGGATTTTGAGAAAGAATTTCGCGTCAAACCATCCGAGTCGGTTTCGCTGAAAAAACGCGAAACGAAAACCAAAGGCCCCTTTGATGGGAAGGCGGATGCGGTCGCCGCGACGGAAGACACGATCGCCACGATCCAGGATCTGCAGTACCGCATGTATGTCGAGGCCAAGCAGTCGTTGTTGATTGTGCTGCAGGCCCCCGATGCCGCCGGCAAGGATGGTGTGATCCGCAAGGTGTTGGGCAAGATGAATCCGCAGGGCTGCCGAACGCACCCCTTCAAAGCCCCCAGCCGCGTGGAACTCGCCCACGATTTTTTGTGGCGGATCCACCGCTGCACCCCGGCACGCGGCAAGGTTGCGATTTTTAACCGATCGCATTACGAAGACGTGCTCGCGGTCCGAGTCCAAAACCTGGTCCCCGAATCCGTTTGGCGGCCGCGTTACGAAATCATCAACGACTTCGAACGCAATTTGGTCGCCAACGGCACACGAATCCTCAAGTTTTATCTTCACATCAGCCCCGAAGAACAGCTAGAACGCTTTCGAAAGCGTTTGGAAAACCCCGCCAAACACTGGAAACTGAATCCCGGCGATTATGAAGCCCGCAATCAATGGGACGAAGTCCGTCGGGCGTATGAAGACGCATTTGAACATTGCAGCACCAAGGATGCCCCTTGGTATGTGATCCCCGCGGACCACAAGTGGTTTCGCGACGCCGCCATCTCCTCCATCGTCGCCAAGACGCTCAGTGAGATGGATCCACAATTTCCCCCCGTCGAAGTCGACTTGGACGAGATTCGACGTTTGTACGACTTAGCAAAGGACGCCCAGAAAATCTGA
- a CDS encoding ABC transporter ATP-binding protein — MSIIEVRDLTKSYRVYRKGEGLRESLKGLFHREYQEVHAVRGIDLDVQAGEFVAFLGPNGAGKTTTLKLLSGVIDPTSGNATVMGYVPWQRKNAYRRRFALVMGQKNQLWWDLPAQESYRLQQQIYGVPEDQFRSTMDELTDLLEVGSLLSQPVRELSLGERMKMELIAALLHSPDVLFLDEPTIGLDVIAQHNIQQFLRYYQEKRKITILLTSHYMKDVAALCKRVVVIARGRIEYDGSLSGIVDKFSGYKIITLQFAEEHHPDLRAFGEVLSQTWPKVRLKVARAEVPRVLSRCLADHPIEDVAVEDPPLEDVIAGLFRETSEKRAS, encoded by the coding sequence ATGTCGATCATCGAAGTCCGAGACCTGACGAAGTCCTATCGCGTTTATCGCAAGGGAGAAGGTCTGAGGGAGAGTCTCAAGGGGCTCTTTCACCGCGAATACCAGGAGGTCCATGCGGTCCGCGGCATCGATTTGGACGTCCAGGCGGGGGAGTTCGTGGCGTTTTTGGGGCCCAACGGAGCCGGCAAAACGACGACGCTAAAATTGTTGTCCGGCGTGATCGACCCGACCAGCGGCAATGCGACGGTGATGGGCTATGTGCCGTGGCAACGAAAAAACGCCTATCGCCGCCGATTCGCACTGGTGATGGGGCAGAAGAACCAGCTCTGGTGGGATCTGCCGGCGCAGGAGTCCTATCGGCTGCAGCAACAGATCTACGGCGTCCCGGAAGATCAGTTCCGCAGCACGATGGATGAGCTGACGGATCTGCTGGAGGTCGGTTCGTTGCTGAGCCAGCCGGTGCGGGAGCTTTCGCTGGGCGAACGGATGAAGATGGAATTGATCGCGGCCTTGTTGCACAGCCCTGATGTGCTGTTTTTGGACGAACCGACGATCGGGCTGGATGTCATCGCCCAGCACAATATCCAACAATTCCTGCGTTACTACCAAGAAAAACGTAAAATCACGATCCTGCTGACCAGCCACTACATGAAGGACGTCGCCGCGTTGTGCAAGCGTGTGGTGGTGATCGCCCGCGGCAGAATCGAGTACGACGGTTCGCTGTCGGGCATCGTGGACAAGTTTTCCGGCTACAAAATCATCACGCTTCAATTTGCCGAGGAGCACCATCCGGATCTGCGGGCGTTCGGGGAGGTGTTGTCTCAGACGTGGCCGAAAGTGCGGCTGAAGGTCGCGCGGGCGGAGGTCCCACGGGTGTTATCACGCTGTCTGGCCGATCACCCGATCGAAGACGTGGCCGTGGAAGATCCGCCGTTGGAAGACGTGATCGCGGGACTCTTTCGCGAGACGAGCGAGAAGCGTGCCAGCTAG